A section of the Castanea sativa cultivar Marrone di Chiusa Pesio chromosome 12, ASM4071231v1 genome encodes:
- the LOC142620526 gene encoding uncharacterized protein LOC142620526 gives MKITSCILSRKEIKRAVCLQNTPAKVVHEGEVEFLIRKAMQKEIDHLKKKLRRERRRRTPSFSDPSSEDSQGSSYRPRSRTPPSESFSYEEDYFYGHTDKKFSSKGLGNDGGYDVKKVMVNQGSGADIMYPDLFKRLSLRLEDLMAYDSPLISFEGKAIIPKGQIRLLVQSGSEVVEVDFIVVYAYSPYTAIVARLWLHALGAVSATLHLKVKFLSEDQVEELIGSQSVARQCMAAAILHQPGPEFLASAEGSLQLMSLAMSRAAAGEDPACEELEKVLVNDDLEKFFQVGVQLLSQEKVELVMFLKRNVDVFVWNAYEAPGVMPFGLKNTGATYQRMMTKMFESQLGKTIEVYVDDMVLKSKTVSMHVEDLNNTFQTLRRYKLRLNASKCSFGVGSGKFLGYMVTHRGIEVNPA, from the exons ATGAAGATCACTTCTTGCATCTTGAGCAGGAAAGAGATCAAGAGGGCAGTGTGCTTACAGAACACACCGGCAAAAGTCGTTCACGAGGGGGAAGTAGAATTCCTCATAAggaaagccatgcagaaggagattgaccacctgAAGAAGAAGTTGCGTCGTGAAAGACGAAGGCGTACTCCCTCTTTTTCTGACCCTTCTTCTGAAGATTCTCAGGGTAGCAGTTATAGGCCCAGGTCACGAACTCCTCCTAGTGAGTCTTTCTCCTATGAGGAGGACTATTTTTATGGTCATACGGACAAGAAGTTTTCCTccaagggcttgggaaatgatg GGGGTTACGACGTAAAGAAAGTAATGGTTAACCAAGGTAGTGgggcagatattatgtaccctgatttgttCAAGAGGCTAAGCTTAAGACTTGAGGATCTTATGGCATATGACTCGCCACTGATAAGTTTTGAGGGGAAGGCtatcataccaaagggacaaattaggTTGCTTGTGCAATCCGGCTCAGAAGTGgtggaggtggatttcattgtggtttatgcctattctccctacacggcCATTGTGGCAAGACTATGGTTACATGCTTTGGGGGCCGTATCCGCAACTCTACATCTTAAAGTCAAGTTCCTATCTGAGGATCAAGTCGAGGAGCTAATTGGGAGTCAATCTGTAGCTAGACAGTGTATggcggctgcaattctgcatcaGCCTGGACCAGAGTTCTTGGCCTCGGCTGAGGGCTCATTGCAATTAATGTCTCTGGCTATGTCCAGGGCAGCAGCGGGGGAAGATCCTGCGTGTGaagaattagaaaaagttcTTGTAAATGATGATCTTGAAAAGTTCTTTCAGGTGGGAGTTCAGTTGTTGTCTCAGGAGAAGGTGGAGCTGGTTATGTTCTTGAAGAGAAATGTGGATGTATTTGTgtggaatgcttatgaggccccgggg gtgatgcctttcGGTTTGAAAAAcacaggggctacctatcaaaggatgatgaccaagaTGTTTGAGTCACAGctgggaaagactattgaagtgtatgtggatgacatggtgttGAAAAGTAAAACGGTTTCCATGCATGTGGAAGACTTGAACAATACTTTTCAAACGCTAAGGAGGTACAAATTGCGGCTTAATGCTTCcaagtgctcttttggtgtgggatctgGTAAGTTCctgggttatatggttactcatcggggaattgaagtcaatcctGCGTAA